The Arachidicoccus terrestris genome includes the window GGAGTGCTCCTGCAGGTTATGTCCTTCACCCGGAATATAGGCGATCACCTCAATTTTGTTGGTTAAACGCACTTTAGCCACTTTACGAAGGGCTGAGTTCGGTTTTTTAGGTGTAGTGGTGTATACACGTGTACAAACACCACGACGTTGAGGACAAGCGTCCAATGCTCTGGATTTACTCTTGGCTTTGATCGTCTCGCGGCCTTTTCTTACTAATTGTTGTATTGTAGGCATTCTAAATACTTAATATTTTTTTTACGGATTGCAAAGGTAGGTATATTATTTAAACAATTCAAAATTTTATCGGAATATTATTCCGCTGTAAATATCCACACCTGTGTATATCTGTATTTTATGTCTTGGAGCAAAATTACATAAAGCTACCTTATTATATATGCATAATCACGGTTAAATCGCCCTTTTTAATTCAATAGAACAACAAAAGAATAATAAGACATTGATTATCAATTGTAAAAATTTATTATAAACAGTTAACTTGATGTAATTTTTTATTCAGGTCAAATGTAAGCGAATCCGGACTGGTAAATTTAAATCCGCTTGAATCAGCCGATACATCGCCGAAGCCCTCTACCATATAATCTGCTATCTTTTTAAAAGCGACTTCCCTGGTACTGGTTATTCCTTCTGAACTGAACCGGTAATCGGCGAGTAAGATAGAATCTCTCCGTTGCCCTTCCAGAGTGCCGATATTACCATCTTTTTCTTTTAGTCTGTAGACCATAGATCCGGTAAATTTACTGGTATCCAGCCACTTGAGGGTCAAAATGATCGTATCCCCATTCACGATATAGTTGTAGCACTCCTTCTCTCCCACTTTAGGCGTTTCATTTTTATGAGCAAGCTGCCCGTCATTTTTATTTTTGCCGGAACCGCTGTCATTACCGGTACAGGCACCCCAGACAAAACCCAGACAGAGGTAAAACAGCAGCGCCGGCAATACATTCTTTTTATTAGATATGCTCATGGTCATCAATTTATATTGCAAAATACGTGGACTTTACTTTCATAGACAATAAGGAACGCGTATTTTCGGTAAACGACACGCCTGCGCCACCGGTTGCCCGGAAATTAGTTAATTTGCAACCATCATTTATACTCAAAATAGAAAAATGCTTGGACTCAAATTAACGACCGACCCCAGATGGGCCAATATTGCGGAAGATAACCTTTCTGAGATCTTAACCGACCACGCCTGGTGCGAGCAAAAGGCGGCCTCCAATGCGATCTCCCTGATTGCCAATAACTCCGAATACCCCGACCTGGTTCAATCGCTGACAGAAGTGGCTTTAGAAGAAATGCAGCACTTTCAGATGGTCATCAATCTGATCTGGCAAAAAGGATATACGCTGGGCAGAGAACGCAAAGATGATT containing:
- the rpsL gene encoding 30S ribosomal protein S12 yields the protein MPTIQQLVRKGRETIKAKSKSRALDACPQRRGVCTRVYTTTPKKPNSALRKVAKVRLTNKIEVIAYIPGEGHNLQEHSIVLIRGGRVKDLPGVRYHIVRGSLDTAGVKGRKQSRSKYGAKKEKVKK